Within the Oculatellaceae cyanobacterium genome, the region TACTTCTACTAATACTATTTCTAGATTACCGAAGTAGAAACAACTGCTATTCAATAGCAGTTGTTTCTACTTCAATAAAATACTCATACAGTAGAAATCAAAAAAATTTCTTCCTTCACAATGAATTAACCCTGCTTTTTACGGGGAGTGGTTAGGGGGTGGGGTTTTACCCATCTGTATTAATTTGAGCAATTAGCGATTTTAGTGTTTCTTCTGCTACATCAACAGCAACTTGGCAAGTTCCCGCATTAGCATGACCGCCACCGCCATACTTTAACATCAATTCACCAATATTTGTTTGAGAACTGCGATCAAAAATTGACTTACCAACTGCATAAACTATATTTTGTTTCTTCAGTCCCCACATTACGTGTATAGAGATATTGCAGTCAGGGAACAACGCATAAATCATAAAGCGATTCCCTGCATAAATTACCTCTTCATTTCTTAAATCTAAAACAACTAACTTGCCATAAACAGTTGAACATCTTTTGATTTGCTCCTTGAATTTTTCTTCTTGTTCAAAGTAAAGTTCAACTCTTTCTTTGACATCAGGCAGAGTGAGAATTTCATCAATACTGTGATTTTTACAGTATTCAATTAAGTGCATCATTAAGTTATAGTTGGAGATTTGAAAATCTTTAAATCTCCCTAAACCTGTCCTAGCATCCATGATGAAATTTAATAGTACCCAGCCTTGAGGATGTAAAACTTCATCCATAGCAAATTTGGCTGAGTCAGCTTTATCAACCGCTACCATCATCTCGTGAGAAATTTCGGGAAATTTATCTTTTCCACCAAAATAATCATAAACAACCCTAGCTGCTGAGGGAGCGTTTGGATCAATAATGTAGTGTTCTTTAACGTCAGGGTTTCTGATAGTTTCACTTAAATGGTGATCGAATGCTAAACCAACGCCTTTTACATAAGGTAAATTAGTAGTAATATCTTGATTTGTAATTTCAATTTTGCCATCCTGCATATCTTTGGGATGAACAAACTTTATTTCATTAATTAGGTCTAAGCTTTTTAATAAAACTGCACAAACAAGACCATCAAAATCACTTCTAGTAACTAATCTATATTGTTTGTCGGTGAGTTGCATAGAATTTTTCCCCTAAACAGAATTTTGAGAAAGCATTGCTTAAATAGCTTTCCAATTAATTGTAAAACAGGCATGACAAAATGCCCTTAACTTAGTTTTCCCCAAT harbors:
- a CDS encoding exopolyphosphatase, producing MQLTDKQYRLVTRSDFDGLVCAVLLKSLDLINEIKFVHPKDMQDGKIEITNQDITTNLPYVKGVGLAFDHHLSETIRNPDVKEHYIIDPNAPSAARVVYDYFGGKDKFPEISHEMMVAVDKADSAKFAMDEVLHPQGWVLLNFIMDARTGLGRFKDFQISNYNLMMHLIEYCKNHSIDEILTLPDVKERVELYFEQEEKFKEQIKRCSTVYGKLVVLDLRNEEVIYAGNRFMIYALFPDCNISIHVMWGLKKQNIVYAVGKSIFDRSSQTNIGELMLKYGGGGHANAGTCQVAVDVAEETLKSLIAQINTDG